One segment of Acidianus sp. HS-5 DNA contains the following:
- a CDS encoding CoA pyrophosphatase produces the protein MEEENIFPSFRIKNMECDAAVVLLISCENKFLLIKRSENPNDPWSGDMALPGGHREGNESCETTAKRECKEETGIDPEIITFLGYYSPHNANISVAAFLGKTCLSRIKRDKDEVAKYFWVSFSELKKGDECFYYKKYRIWGMTYRIIRDYMEKFSPATDTSSIRSVGHSSL, from the coding sequence ATGGAAGAAGAGAATATATTTCCAAGTTTCAGAATAAAAAACATGGAATGTGATGCTGCTGTAGTTTTATTAATTAGTTGTGAAAATAAATTTTTATTAATAAAAAGATCAGAAAATCCAAACGATCCTTGGAGTGGAGATATGGCTTTACCTGGAGGACATAGAGAAGGAAATGAGAGCTGTGAAACCACAGCTAAAAGAGAGTGTAAAGAAGAAACGGGTATTGATCCTGAAATAATTACCTTTCTTGGTTATTATTCTCCACATAATGCTAATATTTCTGTAGCAGCATTTCTCGGTAAGACTTGTCTTTCAAGAATTAAAAGGGATAAAGATGAAGTTGCAAAGTATTTTTGGGTAAGCTTTTCTGAGCTAAAGAAAGGAGATGAGTGTTTTTATTACAAAAAATATAGAATATGGGGAATGACGTATAGAATAATTAGAGATTACATGGAAAAGTTCAGCCCGGCAACTGATACTTCATCCATCCGTTCCGTCGGCCATTCATCACTTTAA
- a CDS encoding L-aspartate oxidase: protein MIYIFGNGIAGLSAAVSLTKAGHKVTVITKKITGGSTYIAKGGIAAAVGNDDSPEIHAKDTLRVGDGLSDERAVNYITSEAPKAVRTLEEWGFDFAKDLRLEGGHSRRRVLHKTDETGRDVYDFLMAKARELNIPIEEDELLAIRTKNNEVKGFITKNRGEIETDKIILATGGYAYLWKYTSNQFTNTGDGIAIAFRSGALLADMEFVQFHPTVTNLDGETFLLTETLRGEGAILINDKGERFAFKYHEKGELAPRDVLSRAIYTEYLQGRKVFMDLTKIEDFENKFPVLVAYLKRHGKDKNFKIPVFPGAHFVDGGIRVNIRGESNIKGLYAIGEVSDTGLHGANRLASNSLAEGLVYGVNIPLYIDKWEGLYVDDGEIDNVKLNESDKSLSIDEVREINWENVGIIRNAEKLNKAISIYSSLDTKNTDEKSNSVLMSYLTALAAYKRTESRGNHYREDYPYKDDKWKKRIYFQVSE, encoded by the coding sequence ATGATATACATTTTTGGTAATGGAATAGCTGGGCTTTCGGCCGCAGTTTCTTTAACTAAAGCAGGACATAAAGTAACAGTAATAACAAAGAAAATAACCGGAGGATCAACTTACATAGCAAAAGGGGGAATCGCAGCAGCAGTTGGTAATGACGACTCTCCAGAAATCCATGCAAAGGATACGCTTAGAGTGGGAGATGGCTTATCTGATGAGAGGGCAGTAAATTACATTACTTCAGAAGCTCCTAAAGCAGTTAGAACTTTAGAAGAATGGGGATTTGATTTTGCCAAGGACTTAAGGTTAGAAGGAGGTCATTCCAGGAGAAGAGTTTTGCACAAAACAGATGAAACCGGGAGGGATGTATACGATTTTTTAATGGCAAAAGCAAGAGAACTGAATATTCCAATTGAAGAAGATGAATTACTAGCTATAAGGACTAAAAATAATGAAGTTAAAGGATTCATAACAAAAAATAGAGGCGAAATTGAAACAGACAAAATAATTTTGGCAACTGGAGGCTATGCTTACCTCTGGAAATATACTTCAAATCAATTCACAAATACGGGAGATGGAATAGCTATAGCTTTTAGGTCCGGTGCTTTACTTGCTGACATGGAGTTTGTTCAATTTCATCCTACAGTAACTAACTTAGACGGTGAAACTTTTCTATTGACTGAAACTTTAAGAGGAGAAGGAGCAATTTTAATAAACGACAAAGGAGAAAGGTTCGCATTTAAATATCATGAGAAGGGAGAACTAGCACCTAGGGATGTACTATCTAGGGCGATATATACTGAATACTTGCAAGGCAGAAAAGTTTTCATGGATTTAACTAAAATTGAAGATTTCGAAAATAAGTTTCCAGTGTTAGTCGCATACTTAAAAAGACATGGTAAAGATAAGAATTTCAAAATACCAGTATTTCCTGGAGCTCACTTTGTAGATGGAGGAATAAGAGTTAATATAAGGGGAGAAAGCAACATCAAAGGCTTATATGCAATAGGAGAAGTTAGCGATACTGGTCTTCACGGAGCAAATAGATTAGCGAGTAATTCTTTAGCCGAGGGTTTAGTTTATGGTGTTAATATTCCTCTTTATATAGATAAATGGGAAGGATTATATGTTGATGATGGAGAAATAGATAACGTAAAATTAAATGAAAGTGACAAGAGCTTATCAATAGATGAAGTTAGGGAAATAAATTGGGAGAATGTTGGAATAATAAGAAATGCTGAGAAACTGAATAAAGCAATTTCAATATATTCATCATTAGATACAAAGAACACTGATGAGAAATCTAATTCCGTATTAATGTCTTATTTAACTGCACTCGCAGCTTACAAGAGAACTGAAAGTAGAGGAAATCATTATAGGGAAGATTATCCTTATAAAGATGATAAATGGAAGAAGAGAATATATTTCCAAGTTTCAGAATAA
- a CDS encoding substrate-binding domain-containing protein, translated as MDLTLQLFDVLEDIWGDTSGIKMSFAGNQWFAAKDVLDFLKSKGYKIYLETIPPGMVRKRAEGETLKVGNLYISFTPEIVSLPPSLLKGLKTRKKVEYAENDIAIVYRGAEVNNWCALKGRRVAIPNPGNEGIGQLFKELYEEECGDYEDFINYGGVYITKVHHREIPHMLKLGDIDAGIMWRTEAIYWTFKYSVPQHNKKGKLAFALLDNASEKAEEAFNLLTSAEVKQIYEKYGFKWIIN; from the coding sequence ATGGATCTTACACTACAGTTATTTGACGTTTTAGAAGATATATGGGGAGATACCTCAGGAATAAAAATGTCATTCGCAGGAAATCAATGGTTCGCAGCAAAGGATGTCTTGGATTTCCTTAAAAGTAAAGGATATAAAATATATTTAGAAACAATTCCTCCCGGAATGGTTAGGAAAAGGGCTGAAGGAGAGACTCTTAAAGTCGGTAATTTATACATTTCATTTACTCCAGAGATAGTCTCGCTTCCTCCTTCATTACTTAAAGGATTAAAGACTAGGAAAAAAGTTGAATACGCTGAGAACGACATAGCTATAGTTTATAGGGGCGCTGAAGTAAATAATTGGTGTGCCTTAAAGGGAAGAAGAGTTGCAATACCTAATCCAGGTAACGAAGGAATAGGCCAATTATTTAAGGAGTTATATGAAGAAGAGTGCGGAGATTACGAAGATTTCATAAACTATGGTGGGGTATACATAACTAAAGTTCACCATAGAGAAATACCGCACATGTTAAAATTGGGAGATATAGATGCAGGAATTATGTGGAGGACTGAGGCAATATATTGGACATTTAAGTATAGCGTACCTCAACATAATAAAAAAGGAAAATTGGCTTTCGCATTACTAGATAACGCTTCAGAAAAAGCTGAGGAAGCATTTAACTTACTTACTTCAGCAGAAGTTAAGCAGATTTATGAAAAATATGGATTCAAATGGATAATTAACTAG
- a CDS encoding DUF3834 domain-containing protein, translating into MQVIAAPGPVSYPIIAASTKNKDIKVIFSKEGKADVILDSTVSLAKRGLKINYVTIKGLLSIYPNIGKRIGIWRKGSAADVLARALLDKKGIIAEITYADDMRKIMEMLTSKEIDSAVVASAFGKGITFEESLGIPGNCGANVISHEDEFVSAYNEGIDMFKNDPEGFASTVSSTLKIDKEFVINTMKNSLLKVEKLDDDKYFVDLIKKFI; encoded by the coding sequence ATGCAAGTAATTGCAGCACCTGGACCCGTATCTTATCCGATAATAGCGGCGTCAACTAAAAATAAAGATATAAAAGTAATTTTTTCAAAAGAAGGCAAGGCAGATGTAATATTGGATTCTACAGTATCATTAGCTAAACGAGGTCTAAAAATAAACTATGTTACAATAAAAGGGTTATTATCAATATATCCTAACATAGGTAAAAGAATAGGAATATGGAGAAAGGGTAGTGCAGCAGACGTTTTAGCTAGGGCATTACTTGATAAAAAAGGCATAATCGCAGAAATAACATATGCTGACGATATGAGAAAGATTATGGAAATGTTAACAAGCAAGGAAATAGACAGTGCTGTAGTGGCTTCAGCTTTTGGTAAAGGAATAACTTTTGAGGAGTCTTTAGGAATTCCAGGGAACTGTGGAGCTAACGTAATTTCTCATGAAGATGAGTTCGTTTCAGCATATAATGAAGGAATAGACATGTTCAAAAACGATCCAGAAGGATTTGCCAGCACAGTTTCTTCTACGTTAAAGATTGATAAGGAATTTGTTATAAATACAATGAAAAACTCGTTATTAAAAGTAGAAAAATTAGACGATGATAAATACTTTGTAGACTTGATAAAGAAATTCATCTAG